From Oryza brachyantha chromosome 9, ObraRS2, whole genome shotgun sequence, a single genomic window includes:
- the LOC102721307 gene encoding glycine oxidase, with protein MDAVAFAASPNPSHGPFYSSALLSPRPRAVCFSVRDPWRRRLRSLPALRSQPPEPAPASSASHHDVVVVGAGIIGLSIARHLLLHTPLSVAVAEAAVPCTGATGAGQGYLWMSHRTPGSDTWELAVRSKQLWEELAAEVDSLGGGGARERLGWMKTGSLLVGRTSEEMATLEKRTKVLSQAGIHAEYLSSASLHALEPELYVGQDGGAMFLPEDCQIDAFQAVSMIEKTNGSYSSEGRYLELYNDPAVSLVRSETTGTVEAVQTSKHILYGRKAIVIASGAWTRTLLHSFLEPNTTLDIPVMPRKGHLLVLEKFDKLKLNHGLMELGYVGHQVAKSNSTPISSESSEDKHGALSISMTATINTKGNLILGSSREFKGFSREVDKSILKCIWDRAAEFFPTLKNVHLDINENTEIRIGHRPYMPDGKPVIGSVPDLPNVLLVTGHEGSGLALALGTAEMVTDMILGNPGKVDFSPFSIKGRFSG; from the exons ATGGATGccgtcgccttcgccgcctccccaaaccctagccacgGGCCATTCTACTCCTCCGCGCTGTTGTCCCCGCGGCCGCGGGCGGTGTGCTTCTCCGTCCGCGacccgtggcggcggcggcttcgctCGCTCCCCGCGCTCCGATCGCAGCCccccgagcccgcgccggcctcctccgcctcccacCACGATGTGGTGGTTGTCGGCGCAGGGATCATCGGGCTCTCCATCGCGcggcacctcctcctccacaccccgctctccgtcgccgtcgcggaagCCGCCGTCCCGTGCACCGGCGCCACCGGCGCAG GGCAGGGGTACCTGTGGATGTCGCACCGGACGCCCGGGAGTGACACGTGGGAGCTGGCGGTGCGGAGCAAGCAGCTCTGGGAGGAGCTCGCAGCCGAGGTGGATAGCCTCGGGGGAGGCGGTGCGCGGGAGAGGCTGGGGTGGATGAAGACAG GAAGCTTATTAGTTGGGAGAACTTCTGAAGAGATGGCTACATTGGAGAAAAGGACCAAAGTTCTGTCTCAGGCAGGCATACATGCCGAATACTTGTCTTCTGCTTCATTGCATGCATTGGAACCAGAACTCTATGTTGGACAAGATGGGGGTGCTATGTTCTTGCCCGAAGACTGCCAGATTGATGCATTTCAGGCTGTCTCTATGATTGAAAAG ACCAATGGTTCTTATTCCTCAGAAGGGAGATATCTGGAGCTCTATAATGATCCTGCTGTGTCATTAGTAAG ATCAGAGACTACTGGAACAGTTGAAGCTGTCCAAACATCCAAGCACATCTTATATGGAAGAAAAGCTATTGTGATTGCTTCTGGTGCCTGGACTCGAACCTTATTGCATAGTTTTCTTGAACCGAATACTACATTGGATATTCCTGTGATGCCACGTAAG GGTCATTTGCTCGTGTTGGAGAAATTTGACAAGCTTAAGCTAAATCATGGACTAATGGAGCTAGGATATGTTGGCCATCAAGTTGCTAAGTCAAATAGCACACCCATATCTTCAGAATCCAGTGAAGACAAGCATGGTGCTTTATCCATATCAATGACCGCAACAATAAATACAAAGGGAAATTTAATTCTAG GAAGCAGCCGAGAGTTTAAAGGTTTTTCCAGAGAAGTTGATAAGTCAATCCTTAAATGTATATGGGACCGTGCAGCAGAGTTCTTTCCTACACTGAAGAATGTTCATCTTGATATTAATGAGAACACTGAAATCAGAATCGGGCACCGCCCCTATA TGCCCGATGGGAAGCCAGTTATTGGTTCTGTTCCTGATCTGCCGAATGTTTTGCTCGTGACAGGACATGAAGGAAGTGGACTTGCTTTG GCACTAGGCACTGCTGAAATGGTTACCGATATGATTCTTGGGAATCCTGGAAAAGTGGACTTCTCGCCGTTCTCCATAAAAGGCAGGTTTTCAG